The stretch of DNA CGAGGAGGCCGGCCTGGTTGCCGGCTTCGGCTGGATCGCCAACACCCGCAGCCTCGTGGGCGCCTGCATGGTCTTCTTCGATGTGGACAACCCGGCCGAAGCGGCAGCCGCGCACGCCGCCGTCGAACTCATGTGTGAAAAGGCTGCCGAATGGGGCTGGAGCGAATACCGCGCCCACCCCTCGCTGATCGGGCACGTGGCCGAGAACTTCGACTTCAACGGCCACGCCCTGAACCGCCTCTACACCTCCATCAAAGATGCGCTGGACCCCGCCGGAACGCTCTCGCCGGGCAACCACGGCATCTGGCCCTCGTCGGCCAAGAACTCCTAGAACTCCAAGACCGAAAGGCATCACCATGTGGGAGACAGACAACAAGTTCCTCAACGGCCCCTTCACCCCCTGGCACGAGGAGACCGAAGCCTTCGACCTCCAGGTCATCGGCAAGATTCCCGATGACCTGGACGGAGCCTTGTTCCGCACCGGCTCCAACCCCAGGTTCAAGCCGCGCAACACCGACCGCTACCACTGGTTCGAAGGTGACGGCATGGTTTACGCAACGTATCTTCGCGACGGCAAGGCCGCCTACCGGAACAAATGGGTCATGACCGACGCGCTGAAGGTCGAGATGGAGGCGGGGGAGGCGGTCTACTCAGGGTTCGTCAACGGCGGCACGGTCCCGTCGCTGCCAGCCGGTGCCCCGCCCATGAAGAACGTTCCCAACACCAATGTCGGCGTCCTCGCCGACCGGCTGCTCGTGTTCTTCGAGGGCGGCCTGCCGCACCAGATGAATCCGCAGTCCCTGGAAACGTTCGGGACATATGACTTCAACGGCGATGTCCCGTTCACCTGCACGGCCCACTACAAGATCGACCCGGACACCGGGAACATGCTCTTCTACTCCTACATGGGGACCAACATCACCTGGTACGAGGCAGACCAGCACGGGAAGGTCCTCGACACTTTCGCCTTCAGCACCAGTGCCCCCTCAATGTTCCACGACTTTGCCGTGAGCAAGAACTACGCAATCTTCTTCGTCACCCCGGGGCTTTTCCTGGCACCCAATATCGGCCAGGGCAAGCCGGGCCTGGTGTGGGATCCTACGGCAACGAACGACGGCGTCGAGATCGTGACCATGCACCGGACCACCCACGAAGTGCGCACCTACCGGGTCGACGAGACGTTCTTCCCAACCCACTTCTTCAACGCCTACGAGCGAGGCAACGAAATCGTCATCGAGGCACCGCGCATCAAGGAACGCTTCGGCACCCCGGCGGACCGTATCACCCGCCCCGTTGACTCACACGAGTGGTTCATGAACGCGATCCCGTGGCGCTGGACCGTCAACACCGCCACCGGACAGGTCTCCAACCAGGCCACCAGCCACGTCGCGGGGGAGTTCCCGGCCATCAACCCGAACAAGGTCGGCCTGGAACACAAGTTCGGCTACTTCGCCACGACCCGCGGCCGGGATGCCGACACCATGAGCGACGGCCTGGCCAAAACCGACCTGGACAAGGAAACCGTCACCGTCATCGAGGGGCTGGAGGACCTGACCAACCCCTCCGAACCGATCTTCGTGCCGCGGACAGGAGCAGTGAACGAAGACGACGGCTACCTGCTCTCAATCTGGTGGAACCGTCAGACCGAGCTGAGCGAACTGTGCATCTATGACACCGCGGATTTCGGACGCACCCCGCTCGCACGGGTCAAGCTGCCCGGCCGGGTCCCCTTCGGCTTCCACGGCAGCTGGTCCGACCGCAGCCGGATCGAGGACTCGCTTAAGGTCCTCGCCGCCGAGCACGCCTGATCCGGCCCTCCCGCCCAGCTAAAGACCCACACACTTAGGAGTCACCACCATGACCGCTTCACTCACAGACACCACGACGGCGGTTGCCGGCACGGCAACGCCGGGCACCTTCGCCGGGAAGACCACGCAGCTGCAGTACATCGCCGGGGCATGGCGCGAAGGCCGCTCTGAAAAGGTCCTTACCGTCACCGATCCGTTCACGAACGAGCAGCTCACCACCATCCGGCAGGGCACAGTCCAGGACCTCGACGACGCCTACCGCGCCGCCGAGGACGCCCAGAAGGGTTGGGCCGCCCGGACCCCGGCCGCCCGCCAGCAGGTCATGCTTCGCGCCGCCGCCATCATCGAGGAACGCCGCGGCGAAATCATCGACTGGCTGGTCAAGGAATCCGGCAGCACCGTCATCAAGGCCAACGTGGAGGTGTCCGCCGCCGCCGGCATCACCCTGGAGTCCGCCTCCTTCCCGGGACGCGTCTTCGGCCGGATCGTCGAATCCAACACCCCGGGCAAGGAAAACCGCATCTACCGCCGCCCGCTCGGCGTCGTCGGCGTGATCAGCCCATGGAACTTTCCGCTGCACCTTTCCCAGCGCTCGGTGGCGCCGGCACTTGCCCTGGGCAACGCCGTCGTCATCAAACCGGCCAGCGATACCCCGGTGACCGGCGGGCTGATCCTGGCCCGCATCTTCGAGGAAGCCGGCCTCCCGGCAGGTGTTCTCAACGTGGTGGTCGGTGCCGGCTCCGAGATCGGCGACGACTTCGTCACGCACCCCGTCCCGGGCTTGATTTCCTTCACGGGGTCGACGCCGGTGGGCCAGAACGTGGGCCGGCTCGCCGTCGGCGGCGAATTCATCAAGCACGTCGCTCTTGAACTGGGCGGCAACAGCCCACTCGTTGTCCTCGGCGACGCCGACCTGGACGCCGCAGTGCAGTCCGCGGTGCTGGGCAAGTTCCTGCACCAGGGCCAGATCTGCATGGCCGTGAACCGGATCATCGTCGAAGCGCCGCTGTATGACGAGTTCGTGGAGCGCTTCGTCCAGGCCGCAGCATCCATTCCCGTGGGAGACCCCTCCAAACCGGAGACCGTCGTGGGCCCGCTCATCAACGACAGCCAGCTCGCCGGAATCCGCGAGAAGATCGCCCTGGCCAAGAGCGAAGGCGCCCGGGTTGTGCTGGAAGGCTCCATCGACGGTCGCGTGGTGTCCCCGTTCGTGTTCGCCGACGTCACCGCGGACATGGAGATCGCCCGCGAGGAAATCTTCGGGCCACTTGTCGGCATCATCCGCGCCGAGGACGAGGCCCATGCCCTGGAACTGGCCAACGCCAGCAACTTCGGGCTCAGCAGTTCCGTGTTCACCAAGGACACGGAACGCGGCGTCCGGTTCGGCCTCGGCATCAAGGCAGGCATGACCCACATCAACGACATGCCCGTCAACGATGAAGCGCACGTACCCTTCGGCGGGGAGCGCAACTCGGGCCTGGGCCGGTTCAACGGCGACTGGGCCATCGACGAGTTCACCACCGACCACTGGATCGGTATCAAACGCTAGAAGTGGCAGGGATGCGATGAAAGGCTTGTCCTTCCGGCGCCGGATGACCTCCGGCGCCGGAAGGACAAGCCTTTCTTGGCCCCGCCGTGGTCCGATCCAACATCAACACGAATGCCGGGACAGTCACTACACGTCAGTGGATCGAGGCCAGCAGGACGCCGACGCCGACGAAGAGCGCGCCGAATGTCCGGTTCAGGACCTTCTGCCCGCGGGCGTCGTGGGTGAAGCGCTGGAAGGATCTGGCCGCCGCCGCAAAGAAGAACCACATGACCAGGATGTCGATCACGATCACGGTGGCGGACAGGACGGCGTACTGCGGCAGCAGTGGCTGATCCGGCCGGATGAACTGGGGCATAAAGGCCAGGAAGAAGACGACGGCTTTGGGGTTGAGCAGGTTGACCCACAGGCCGCGGCGGAACATCGAGAACGCCGGTTCATTGCGCAGGGCGGCGGCCTTCCCCTGGTCCAGGTCCGGTCTGTGCAGGAACTGCCGGATGCCCAGATAGACCAGGTACGCGGCGCCGGCATAGCGGATCACGTTGAACGCCACCGGGGAGCTGGCCACGAGCACCCCGACGCCCAGGGCCACAATCAGGATGTGCACCACCAGCGCCGCCTGCTGGCCCAGGATGCCCCAGATGGAACGGCGGAATCCCGAGTTCAGCGAGTTGCTCATGGTGTTGATGGCGCCCGCGCCGGGCGTGAAGCTGATCAGGACGCCGGCGCCCGCGAGGGCCAGCCACAGGGAAGGTTGCACCCAGCCAGTTTAAGGCAGGTCACTTAGACGAGCGGCCACGGGTAACCCCTGCCGGTGCGGTCAACCGGCAGTACGCCCTCGTGCAGCAGGCGCTGCACCCGGCGCCGCAGGGCGGTGACCTCCGCGTCGTCGAGGAGTTCGGCCACGTCGGGAGGCACGGCCTCCGCGAGCGGGGTGATGTCCCCGAGCAGGGCATCGGGGATGGGGTCACCGGCGAAGTCCCAGATCACGGTGCGCAGTTTGTAGCCCGCCGAGAAGCACAGCCCATGGTCGATGCCCCACACCCGTCCGTCGTGGCCGCGCAGCACGTGCCCGCTCTTGCGGTCTGTGTTGTTGGCGATGCAATCGAACAGGGCAATCTCCGACAGGACACGGTGGGTCTCGGGGGCGTCCTCGAACAGAGTGAAGTAATGCTCCTGGAAGTCGCACTCGACGAACCACTGCAGCGAACCGATCCCCAAGGGCGCCTCCTCGCGGATCACCGTCGGCGGCACGAGTCCCCACCCCAGGGACTCGCTGAGCAGGTAGGCGGCGCGTTCCCGCCGGTAGAGCCCGGGCTCGAAATCGGACAGTGGCCGTTCCCCGGCCTCCGGCTTGTAGACCGCGTACGCGGAGTCGTCCGCGCAGGAGACCTGGACGAGGAACGTCTCGTTGCTGCTGCGCGGGATGCGGCCGAGCAGATCGACGCGGCCCTCGGTGAGCAGCGTCAGTTCCCGGCCGGACACCGTCGGTCCTTCTTCACGACGCCCTCAACCCGCTGAGTGGTTCCGACGTCGAATTCACCATCAGTACGGCGGGATCCTGGCCCTCCAAGAACGAGAGGACCGAGACCGAGCCCGGGCTGATGACGATCCGCTGGAAGAGGTCCAGAGGCGTGCCCAGGGCGTGGGCGACGGAGGCCTTGATCGGGTCGGCGTGCGAGAAGCACACAACGACGCCCCCCGCGTGGGCCGTGCACAGTAGCTCGAGCGATCCGACCATCCGCGCCTGCATCTGCGTGAAGCTCTCCCCGTTCGGGAAGCGGAAGGTCGACGGGCTGTGCTGGACGGTCTGCCACTGCGGCAGGACGGCCAGTTCGGCGATCGCGGCGCCGGTCCAGTCGCCAAAGTCGCATTCGAGCAGCCCGTCGTCGTGGTGCACTGCCATTCCCGTGCGGGCCGCCGTCGGCTCCGCCGTCTCGCAGGCGCGCTCCAGCGGTGAGGAATAGAGGGCGCTGACCGGCAGGCCCTCGAGCCGTTCCGCGACCCGTTCCGCCTGGGCCCGGCCGCGGTCGGACAGGTGCAGTCCGGGGGCGCGCCCCGGCAGCACCATGCCCGTGGTGGGCGTCTCGCCGTGGCGCACCAGAAGCAGGAGCGTGCCCTGCCGCTCGAGTGAGGGCCCGGAAGATGCTTCCGGCGCTGGTGATGCAGTCATCAGCATTCAGCCTAAGCCGCACGGCAACGCAAAGCTCAGGAATCTCAAGAAATCCCTCGATTCCCCGCCCGGTCGAGGTCTACGGTGGAGGAGTGAGTAATCGCCCCGATATCTTCACTGTTGGTGAACTGCGTGCCTCCGGCCACGTTCACAAGGACCTGCGCCGCGAAATCCGCGACAACCTGCTCGCCGCGCTCGCCGCCGGCCGCGACCCCTGGCCCGGAATGTTCGGCTTCAGCCGGACCGTGCTGCCCCAGCTCGAGCGCGCCCTGCTCGCCGGCCACGACGTCGTCCTGCTTGGCGAACGCGGTCAGGGCAAGACCCGGCTCCTCCGGACCCTCGCCGGGCTGCTGGACGAGTGGTCGCCGGTGATCGAGGACTCGGAACTGAACGAACACCCGTACGAACCCATCACCGAGCACTCCCGCGCCCGCGCCCTCACCGAGGGGGACCGGCTCCGGGTGGCGTGGCGCCACCGCTCGGAACGGTACGTAGAGAAGCTCGCGACGCCGGACACCTCCGTCGCAGACCTGATCGGCGACGTCGACCCGATGCGCGTGGCCGAGGGCCGCCGCCTCGGGGACCCGGAAACCATCCACTACGGCCTGGTCCCGCGCTCCAACCGCGGAATCATCGCCATCAACGAGCTGCCCGACCTCGCCGAGCGGATCCAGGTCTCGATGCTCAACGTGATGGAGGAACGCGACATCCAGATCCGCGGCTACGTGCTGCGGCTGCCGTTGGACGTTTTGGTCGTCGCGTCCGCCAACCCGGAGGACTACACCAACCGCGGCCGGATCATCACGCCGCTGCGGGACCGCTTCGGCGCCGAGATCCGCACCCACTACCCGATCGAGCTCGACGACGAGGTGGCCGTCATCCGGCAGGAGGGGCACCTGGTGGCCGGCGTTCCGCCCGTCATCCTCGAAATCCTGGCCCGCTACACCCGGGCCTTGCGGCAGTCCCCGGCCATCAACCAGACCTCCGGGGTGTCCGCGCGGTTCGCCATCGCCGGCGCCGAAACCGTCGCCGCGGCCGCCCTGCGCCGGGCCAGCGTGCGCGGCGAGGACGAGGCCGTCGCCCGGATCATCGACCTGGATGCCGCGGTGGAAGTCCTGGCCGGGAAGATCGAGTTCGAGTCCGGGGAGGAAGGGCGGGAACAGGACATTCTCGACCACCTCCTGCGCATGGCCACCGCAGAAGCCGTGCGGGCGCACTTCCACGGCATCGACATGGGTGAACTCGTTGCCGCGCTGGACGGCCACACCACCGTGACCACCGGGGAACTGGTCACCGCGCGGGAGTTCCTGCAGAACCTCCCGCCCCTCAACGGATCGCGCCTCTACGACGAAATCAGTGAGCGCCTGGGCGCGGAAAACGACGGGCAGCGCGCCGCCGCCGTCGAACTGGCACTGGAGGGTCTCTACCTCGCCCGGCGGATTTCCAAGGAGTCCGACGACGAGGCGACGATCTACGGCTAGGCAGCTTTACGGCTAAGGAGGCCTCATGACCGCTCACAACCGGTCCCGGTACAGCCGGTACACGGGAGGACCGGATCCGCTCGCTCCGCCGGTGGACCTGGCGGAGGCCCTTGACGCGATTGCCGAGGACGTCATGGCCGGCTACTCGCCACGGCACGCCCTCCAGGAGTACCTGCGGCGCGGCGGCCGCAGCCGGGAAGGGCTCGACGACCTCGCCGGCCGCGTCCAGCAGCGGCGGCGCGAACTGCTGGGCCGCCACCGGCTGGACGGCACCCTCAACGAGGTCCGCAAGCTGCTCGACACCGCGGTGCTGGAGGAGCGCAAGCAGTTGGCCCGCGACGCCATGATGGACAACACCGACCGCGCCTTCCGGGAGATGCAACTGCAGAACCTGCCCCAGTCCACGGCGGCGGCGGTTAACGAACTCGCCTCCTATGACTGGCAGTCGAGCACCGCCCGGGAGGCCTACGAGCGGATCAAGGATCTGCTGGGCCGGGAAGTCCTGGACCAGCGGTTCGCCGGAATGAAGCAGGCGCTCGAGGGCGCCACCGATGAAGACCGCGCTGCCGTCAGCGAGATGCTGCAGGACCTCAACGGGCTGCTCGACAAACACCGCCGCGGCGAGGACACCGACGCGGACTTCCAGGATTTCATGGCCAAACACGGCCCGTTCTTCCCGGAGAACCCGCAATCTGTCGAGGAGCTGGTGGACGCGCTCGCCCGGCGCGCGGCCGCAGCCCAGCGGCTCCTGCAATCCATGTCCGCCGAGCAGCGCGAGGAGCTGATGCGGCTCTCAGCCCAGGCGTTCGGCTCACCCGAGCTTATGGCACAGCTGGGCCAACTCGACGCCAACTTGCAGGCACTGCGTCCCGGCGAGGACTGGGCCGGCTCCGAACGCTTCGAGGGTGAGGAAGGGCTCGGACTCGGCGACGGCACCGGCGTGCTGCAGGACATCGCCGAACTGGATGAGCTGGCCGGGCAGCTCTCCCAGGACTACAACGGGTCCCGCTTGGACGACCTGGACCTGGACGCGCTCGCGCGCCAGCTGGGGCAGGGTGCCGCCGTGACGGCCCGCACCCTCGCGGAGATCGAGCGGGCCATGCAGGACGGCGGCTTCCTCCAGCGCGGGACCGACGGCGACCTCCGCCTGTCCCCGCAGGCCATGCGGCGGCTCGGCAGGTCGCTGTTGCGGGATACCGCTAAGCAGCTCTCCGGCCGGCAGGGGCGCCGGGACACACGCGTCGCCGGGGCGGCAGGGGAACAGACCGGCTCCAGCCGCCCCTGGGAGTTCGGGGACGCCGAACCGTGGGACGTCACCCGCACCATCACCAATGCGATCCGCCGCACGATCGCCGACGGCGGCGACCCCCGAAGCGGGCTGCGACTGGCCATGGATGACATCGAGGTGACGGAGACGGAGGCCCGGACGCAGGCCGCCGTCGTGCTGCTGGTCGATGTGTCGTTCTCGATGGCCGCCGAGGGGCGGTGGGTGCCGATGAAACGCACCGCGCTCGCCTTACACCACCTCGTCTCAACCCGTTTCCGTGGAGACCGTCTGCAGCTGATCACGTTCGGCCGCTACGCGCAGTCCATGGACATCGGCGAGCTCACGGCCCTGCCTGCACGGCAGGAGCAGGGGACCAACCTGCATCACGGCTTGCTGCTGGCCAACCGTTTCTTCCGCCAGCACCCGTCGATGCAGCCCGTCCTGCTCGTGGTGACGGATGGCGAACCGACCGCCCACCTGTTGCCGGAGGGCGAGTCATGGTTCTCCTGGCCGCCGGACCCGGAGACCATCCGTGTCACGGTCGCCGAGCTCGACCGCCTTGGGCGCACCGGCACGCAAGCCACGTTCTTCCGGCTCGGCGGCGACCCGGGCCTCGAGCAGTTCGTCCAGCGCATGGTCCGCCGTATCGGGGGCCGGGTCGTCGCGCCCGAGGCCGGGGACCTCGGCGCTGCCGTTGTGGGGGAGTATCTCCGCGCTCATTTTCGTGGCCAGCCCTATGACGACGCCGACTGGGCGTCCTAGACGGCGGGAATTTCCCGGGAACCAGGCGCCTGCGTCAGCTGGCGCGGAGCCCATAGCTGAGAACCATGTTCCCCTTGCTGGTCTGTTGCGATTCCAGCAGCTCCAGCCGGGTCAACGGATCGCCGTCGGCGAAGAGCCGCCGGCCTTTTCCCGCAATGACGGGATGGACCATCAGCGTCAGCGAGTCGAGCAACCCCGCGAACAGCAGTTGGCGGACCAGGGAGATGCTGGCAAAAACACCGATCTCGCCGCCGTGGCCGTTCTTGAGGTCGGCCACGAACTCCTCCAACGGGCCCTCGATAAGGCGGGAGTTCTGCCACTCGAGACCGCCCGAGAGCGTTCTGGAGGCGACGAACTTCGGCAGCGGATTGATGAAGTCGCCGAAAGGATCTCCGCCGGCTGCCTGAGGCCAGTAGCCTGCCCACTCCTGGTAGCCGACCCGGCCCAGAACCGCCGTGTCCACGCGGCCGATCATCTGTCCCATCCCGGCACCCAGCTCGTCGTCGAAGCTGTCGAACTGCCAAAGGTTGGGGGACTCAACCACGCCGTCCACGGAGCAGAAGAGGCCGGCGGTCAGTTTTCGCATTGTTGTTCTCCTCACAGGGGTTTCCTTGCACCCTATCGACAGAACGGAAAGCAAGGAATAACCGGGGTGGAAACTGGCCAGGCCCGGCAGGCGGCGTGCTGCCGCCTGCCGGGTCATGGCCGGGTTGCCTCCTTTGTTAGCTCCCGGTGCCGGACCCGCTGGCACCCGGGCGGCCCATTCCGCCGTCCGGGCCGCCTTAGCGATGTCGGTGCCCATGCAACGGCCGGCGCCGGTGATGAACCAGACCTTCTTGGCGGTGACGTTGTCCTTTTGCCCTGTCATGTATTCCTGTTCAGTCATGTGATGGTTCTGTCTTTCCTGGGTTGGGCGGTCCGGGCTGCGCGGGGGAGCGCAAGTCAGGGACGGTGGATCCGACGGCAGGACGGCCCGTGGTGGTTGTTTCGGGAGGCGATGCCGCCCAGCTGGCGAGGAACGCCAGCGCATTTTCGGATGGGGAGCCGGGCGCAGCCGTGAAGGTGAACAGGGTCTGGCCCTCATCGCCGGGAAGGTCCAGTGTCTCGTACTGCAGGGACAAATCCCCGGCGACCGGATGGTGGAATCGCTTGGTCCCCGTGGTGTGGATCCGCACGTCGTGCCCCGCCCGCAAAGCGGCGAACAGTCCACTGCGCGTGGCCAGCTCCCCGACCAGCTCGTTCAGCGCGCTGTCGTACGGGTTCCGCCCCGATTCCGAGCGCAGCATCGCCACCGTGGCCGCAGCGATCGCCCGCCAATCGGGGTAGAAGTCACCTGCGCCCGGGTCCAGGAAGAGGTAGCGGGCCTGGTTCGGCAACCGGCCCGGAGCCCGCGGCCCTGGCTGCGCGGCGGAGTTGAACACCCCCGCGTACAGCGCACGGCCCAGCAGGTTGGCGGCCAGCACGTCCGAACGGCCGTTCTGCACCAGTGCCACCACTCCGGTCATGCCATCCAGGAGACGCAGCACCCCGGGACGGACCCGCTGCTGCGGTGGCCGGCCGGGCGCCCGCTGCGCCGGAGTGTTGGCCGTCCGCGCCAGATCCATCAGGTGCGCACGCTCGGCCTCGTCCAGCTGAAGGGCCGAGGCCACAGCCTCGAGCACCCCGTCTGAGACGCCGCGAATGCTGCCGCGCTCCAGCCGCGTGTAGTAGTCCGTGCTCACCCCGGCGAGCTGCGCCACTTCCTCACGGCGCAGA from Arthrobacter sp. PAMC25564 encodes:
- a CDS encoding dihydrofolate reductase family protein; this translates as MRKLTAGLFCSVDGVVESPNLWQFDSFDDELGAGMGQMIGRVDTAVLGRVGYQEWAGYWPQAAGGDPFGDFINPLPKFVASRTLSGGLEWQNSRLIEGPLEEFVADLKNGHGGEIGVFASISLVRQLLFAGLLDSLTLMVHPVIAGKGRRLFADGDPLTRLELLESQQTSKGNMVLSYGLRAS
- a CDS encoding carotenoid oxygenase family protein, which translates into the protein MWETDNKFLNGPFTPWHEETEAFDLQVIGKIPDDLDGALFRTGSNPRFKPRNTDRYHWFEGDGMVYATYLRDGKAAYRNKWVMTDALKVEMEAGEAVYSGFVNGGTVPSLPAGAPPMKNVPNTNVGVLADRLLVFFEGGLPHQMNPQSLETFGTYDFNGDVPFTCTAHYKIDPDTGNMLFYSYMGTNITWYEADQHGKVLDTFAFSTSAPSMFHDFAVSKNYAIFFVTPGLFLAPNIGQGKPGLVWDPTATNDGVEIVTMHRTTHEVRTYRVDETFFPTHFFNAYERGNEIVIEAPRIKERFGTPADRITRPVDSHEWFMNAIPWRWTVNTATGQVSNQATSHVAGEFPAINPNKVGLEHKFGYFATTRGRDADTMSDGLAKTDLDKETVTVIEGLEDLTNPSEPIFVPRTGAVNEDDGYLLSIWWNRQTELSELCIYDTADFGRTPLARVKLPGRVPFGFHGSWSDRSRIEDSLKVLAAEHA
- a CDS encoding LysE family transporter, producing the protein MQPSLWLALAGAGVLISFTPGAGAINTMSNSLNSGFRRSIWGILGQQAALVVHILIVALGVGVLVASSPVAFNVIRYAGAAYLVYLGIRQFLHRPDLDQGKAAALRNEPAFSMFRRGLWVNLLNPKAVVFFLAFMPQFIRPDQPLLPQYAVLSATVIVIDILVMWFFFAAAARSFQRFTHDARGQKVLNRTFGALFVGVGVLLASIH
- a CDS encoding SCO1664 family protein, which codes for MSGRELTLLTEGRVDLLGRIPRSSNETFLVQVSCADDSAYAVYKPEAGERPLSDFEPGLYRRERAAYLLSESLGWGLVPPTVIREEAPLGIGSLQWFVECDFQEHYFTLFEDAPETHRVLSEIALFDCIANNTDRKSGHVLRGHDGRVWGIDHGLCFSAGYKLRTVIWDFAGDPIPDALLGDITPLAEAVPPDVAELLDDAEVTALRRRVQRLLHEGVLPVDRTGRGYPWPLV
- a CDS encoding aldehyde dehydrogenase family protein; this translates as MTASLTDTTTAVAGTATPGTFAGKTTQLQYIAGAWREGRSEKVLTVTDPFTNEQLTTIRQGTVQDLDDAYRAAEDAQKGWAARTPAARQQVMLRAAAIIEERRGEIIDWLVKESGSTVIKANVEVSAAAGITLESASFPGRVFGRIVESNTPGKENRIYRRPLGVVGVISPWNFPLHLSQRSVAPALALGNAVVIKPASDTPVTGGLILARIFEEAGLPAGVLNVVVGAGSEIGDDFVTHPVPGLISFTGSTPVGQNVGRLAVGGEFIKHVALELGGNSPLVVLGDADLDAAVQSAVLGKFLHQGQICMAVNRIIVEAPLYDEFVERFVQAAASIPVGDPSKPETVVGPLINDSQLAGIREKIALAKSEGARVVLEGSIDGRVVSPFVFADVTADMEIAREEIFGPLVGIIRAEDEAHALELANASNFGLSSSVFTKDTERGVRFGLGIKAGMTHINDMPVNDEAHVPFGGERNSGLGRFNGDWAIDEFTTDHWIGIKR
- a CDS encoding MSMEG_4193 family putative phosphomutase, with translation MTASPAPEASSGPSLERQGTLLLLVRHGETPTTGMVLPGRAPGLHLSDRGRAQAERVAERLEGLPVSALYSSPLERACETAEPTAARTGMAVHHDDGLLECDFGDWTGAAIAELAVLPQWQTVQHSPSTFRFPNGESFTQMQARMVGSLELLCTAHAGGVVVCFSHADPIKASVAHALGTPLDLFQRIVISPGSVSVLSFLEGQDPAVLMVNSTSEPLSGLRAS
- a CDS encoding sigma 54-interacting transcriptional regulator yields the protein MSNRPDIFTVGELRASGHVHKDLRREIRDNLLAALAAGRDPWPGMFGFSRTVLPQLERALLAGHDVVLLGERGQGKTRLLRTLAGLLDEWSPVIEDSELNEHPYEPITEHSRARALTEGDRLRVAWRHRSERYVEKLATPDTSVADLIGDVDPMRVAEGRRLGDPETIHYGLVPRSNRGIIAINELPDLAERIQVSMLNVMEERDIQIRGYVLRLPLDVLVVASANPEDYTNRGRIITPLRDRFGAEIRTHYPIELDDEVAVIRQEGHLVAGVPPVILEILARYTRALRQSPAINQTSGVSARFAIAGAETVAAAALRRASVRGEDEAVARIIDLDAAVEVLAGKIEFESGEEGREQDILDHLLRMATAEAVRAHFHGIDMGELVAALDGHTTVTTGELVTAREFLQNLPPLNGSRLYDEISERLGAENDGQRAAAVELALEGLYLARRISKESDDEATIYG
- a CDS encoding helix-turn-helix transcriptional regulator, translating into MDKKEDIREFLITRRAKINPEQAGLPSYGDLRREEVAQLAGVSTDYYTRLERGSIRGVSDGVLEAVASALQLDEAERAHLMDLARTANTPAQRAPGRPPQQRVRPGVLRLLDGMTGVVALVQNGRSDVLAANLLGRALYAGVFNSAAQPGPRAPGRLPNQARYLFLDPGAGDFYPDWRAIAAATVAMLRSESGRNPYDSALNELVGELATRSGLFAALRAGHDVRIHTTGTKRFHHPVAGDLSLQYETLDLPGDEGQTLFTFTAAPGSPSENALAFLASWAASPPETTTTGRPAVGSTVPDLRSPAQPGPPNPGKTEPSHD
- a CDS encoding VWA domain-containing protein — translated: MTAHNRSRYSRYTGGPDPLAPPVDLAEALDAIAEDVMAGYSPRHALQEYLRRGGRSREGLDDLAGRVQQRRRELLGRHRLDGTLNEVRKLLDTAVLEERKQLARDAMMDNTDRAFREMQLQNLPQSTAAAVNELASYDWQSSTAREAYERIKDLLGREVLDQRFAGMKQALEGATDEDRAAVSEMLQDLNGLLDKHRRGEDTDADFQDFMAKHGPFFPENPQSVEELVDALARRAAAAQRLLQSMSAEQREELMRLSAQAFGSPELMAQLGQLDANLQALRPGEDWAGSERFEGEEGLGLGDGTGVLQDIAELDELAGQLSQDYNGSRLDDLDLDALARQLGQGAAVTARTLAEIERAMQDGGFLQRGTDGDLRLSPQAMRRLGRSLLRDTAKQLSGRQGRRDTRVAGAAGEQTGSSRPWEFGDAEPWDVTRTITNAIRRTIADGGDPRSGLRLAMDDIEVTETEARTQAAVVLLVDVSFSMAAEGRWVPMKRTALALHHLVSTRFRGDRLQLITFGRYAQSMDIGELTALPARQEQGTNLHHGLLLANRFFRQHPSMQPVLLVVTDGEPTAHLLPEGESWFSWPPDPETIRVTVAELDRLGRTGTQATFFRLGGDPGLEQFVQRMVRRIGGRVVAPEAGDLGAAVVGEYLRAHFRGQPYDDADWAS